A genome region from bacterium SCSIO 12844 includes the following:
- a CDS encoding beta-lactamase family protein encodes MINLKLILSIGVLSMIGVSYANDVVNTKSTQHILNENIQQYYNQYKDAEYFSGVGLAVGIKNKPIESVYIGNESHQPNSQKVDENSLFQIGSITKSYLAAIVLKSKDDGITLTSTVGEFFPEYQKWGSISVEKLLNMSSGLPNYSDSPTFNYTDTKDLAYHWKAKELINIVYPKAQFNPPLKGGYYYSNTGYLLTGLAVEDKTGQSLQALILKDIIKPLNLKYTYYPLPDLKIAKEQALVHGYGYNQYDNPELVGVDIYNNNLSWAGAAGAVVSNAVDIVHWVRALFIDRSFLNTQQRTALTSLVSTKTGKKIKEVTKGDPGGFGLGVIQSYREGLGRIWFYEGETLGFRSMYIYIPCNQVIIAATINSATNGENDHLHNLVVNVYQGLLKQDPSLNCQS; translated from the coding sequence ATGATTAATCTAAAACTTATCTTATCTATTGGTGTATTATCTATGATAGGGGTAAGCTATGCTAATGATGTAGTCAATACAAAATCAACACAGCATATCCTAAATGAAAATATACAACAGTATTATAATCAGTATAAAGATGCTGAATACTTCAGTGGTGTTGGACTAGCTGTAGGTATTAAGAATAAACCCATTGAAAGTGTTTATATTGGTAATGAATCTCATCAACCAAATAGTCAAAAAGTTGATGAAAATTCTTTATTTCAAATTGGTAGTATTACCAAATCTTATCTAGCAGCTATTGTATTAAAATCAAAAGATGATGGTATTACTTTAACTAGTACAGTTGGTGAATTTTTCCCAGAGTATCAAAAATGGGGTTCAATTAGTGTAGAAAAACTTTTAAATATGTCTAGTGGCTTACCTAATTATTCAGATTCACCGACATTTAATTATACAGATACCAAAGATCTTGCCTATCACTGGAAAGCAAAAGAGTTGATTAATATAGTTTATCCTAAAGCACAGTTTAACCCACCACTAAAAGGCGGTTACTATTATTCAAATACGGGTTATTTACTTACTGGATTAGCAGTAGAAGATAAGACAGGTCAATCTCTGCAAGCACTAATATTAAAAGATATTATAAAACCACTAAATCTTAAGTATACCTACTATCCATTGCCTGATTTAAAAATTGCCAAAGAGCAAGCACTTGTACATGGTTACGGTTATAACCAATATGATAACCCTGAACTAGTTGGTGTGGATATCTATAATAATAATTTATCATGGGCTGGCGCTGCAGGTGCAGTTGTTTCTAATGCAGTGGATATTGTTCATTGGGTAAGAGCATTATTTATTGATCGGTCATTTTTAAATACGCAACAACGTACAGCACTAACATCACTTGTCTCTACAAAAACAGGTAAAAAAATAAAAGAAGTAACAAAAGGTGATCCTGGTGGATTTGGATTAGGCGTTATTCAGTCTTATCGTGAAGGTTTAGGGCGTATCTGGTTCTATGAAGGTGAAACATTAGGTTTTAGGTCAATGTATATTTATATTCCGTGTAATCAAGTTATTATTGCTGCAACAATTAATAGTGCAACAAATGGCGAAAATGATCATTTGCATAATTTAGTTGTGAATGTTTATCAAGGATTGCTTAAACAAGATCCATCACTTAATTGCCAATCATAA
- a CDS encoding cyclic nucleotide-binding domain-containing protein, which translates to MQNIEVINLTFTIFLTLAYIFAMVSFLFKNALTLRVIFVVSSVCSIIAGLSLDLYLVAAGNFLILIINITLISVMYLENRPVKLNKELLALHQHVFHLFSPNQLYKLSQYWHYKTFKNGDILISDDDRSNEIYLVINGTCDVVKDKRIVASIGKYQFVGEMQWLTGSQAIATVKAIEEVKCICLKISDIEHLKDKNTDLYTLLYTIVSEKLVIKVKNMNLNVINN; encoded by the coding sequence ATGCAAAATATAGAAGTTATTAATCTGACATTTACTATTTTTCTTACTTTAGCTTATATTTTTGCTATGGTTTCTTTTTTATTTAAAAATGCTTTAACTTTAAGAGTTATCTTTGTTGTTAGTAGTGTATGTTCTATTATTGCAGGTTTATCATTAGACTTATATCTTGTTGCCGCAGGTAATTTTTTAATATTAATTATTAATATAACTTTAATTAGTGTTATGTATCTTGAAAATCGACCAGTTAAGTTAAATAAAGAATTACTAGCATTACATCAACATGTATTTCATCTATTTTCTCCTAATCAGTTATATAAGCTATCACAATACTGGCATTATAAAACATTTAAAAATGGTGATATTTTAATCTCAGATGATGACAGAAGTAATGAAATATACTTAGTTATCAATGGCACATGTGATGTCGTCAAAGATAAGCGAATTGTGGCAAGTATTGGCAAATATCAGTTTGTTGGTGAAATGCAATGGCTTACAGGTTCACAAGCAATTGCAACTGTAAAGGCAATAGAGGAAGTAAAATGTATTTGCTTAAAAATATCAGATATAGAGCATCTAAAAGATAAAAATACAGATCTTTATACATTACTTTATACAATTGTATCTGAAAAGTTAGTAATAAAAGTTAAAAATATGAACTTAAATGTAATTAATAACTAA
- a CDS encoding ribonuclease Z, producing MKLIFIGSGSAFITGEDNYNSNMLLIDERTKAKLLIDCGSDARHSLYKAGYCYNDITHVYISHLHADHSGGLEWLALNNKFDPKCDKVNLFANETIIKEMWQHSLKAGLSTLQNEHCTLETFFNVFPIESNGTFTWNKIVFQTVQTVHVVSGYNLMPSFGLIFTINNKKIFITTDTQFAPAQLIDLYNDADIIFQDCETSTIKSGVHAHFDELTTLDHSIKSKMWLYHYNNGKLPDAVKNGFKGFVERGQIFGF from the coding sequence ATGAAGCTTATATTTATTGGATCAGGATCAGCATTTATTACTGGCGAAGATAATTATAACTCGAATATGCTACTAATAGATGAAAGAACTAAAGCTAAATTATTAATAGATTGCGGCAGTGACGCCAGACACTCATTATATAAAGCTGGCTATTGTTATAACGATATTACTCATGTCTATATTAGTCATTTACACGCTGATCACTCAGGAGGTTTAGAATGGCTTGCATTAAATAATAAATTTGATCCAAAATGCGATAAAGTTAATCTATTTGCCAATGAAACTATTATCAAAGAAATGTGGCAGCACTCTCTAAAAGCAGGACTCAGCACACTGCAAAATGAACACTGCACATTAGAAACGTTCTTTAATGTATTCCCTATTGAAAGTAATGGTACTTTTACCTGGAACAAAATTGTTTTTCAAACTGTACAAACTGTACATGTTGTCTCAGGATATAATCTAATGCCAAGCTTTGGTTTAATTTTCACTATTAATAATAAAAAAATATTTATAACTACTGACACTCAATTTGCACCAGCTCAATTAATTGACCTATATAACGACGCTGATATTATCTTCCAAGATTGCGAAACTAGTACAATTAAGTCCGGTGTTCATGCTCATTTTGATGAATTAACCACTTTAGATCACAGTATCAAATCCAAAATGTGGCTTTATCATTATAATAATGGCAAGTTGCCAGATGCAGTTAAAAATGGTTTTAAAGGCTTTGTCGAAAGAGGACAAATATTTGGATTTTAA